Proteins encoded in a region of the Streptomyces violaceoruber genome:
- a CDS encoding recombinase family protein has protein sequence MEAEWTEADLALLEELTRAEALLPQNAPRALLSIRLSVLTDDTTSPVRQELDLRILARERGSRVVGVASDLNVSATKVPPWKRKELGEWLNNRSPEFDELLFWKLDRFVRRLSDLSTMIEWSLKRGKNLVSKNDSLDLTTTAGKIMVTIIGGIAEIEAANTSTRVASLWDYAKSQEDWIIGKPAYGYVTDEDDTGKVVLVIDPEAAKALHWARRMALRGRSAGFMVRCLKRSGLMTQGLTVATLLRRLRNPALLGYRVEEDKNGGQRRSKPLLGKDGRPLKAAPPLFTEEEFETLGAALDKRRKNQPPRRVGGATQFLGVLLCADCKTNMTVQITNNTHGTYQYLRCRNCKSGGLGAPNPERVYERLVQDVLKVLGDFPVQVRQYAEGAEARKEIKRLQETVALYMTDLEPGGRYTKTRFTKEQAEATLDKLISELEAINPETAKDRWVNVHGGKTFREHWQEGGMEAMSADLYRVGIRCEVTRTKVPKVRAPKVHLRLLIPKDVRERLVIREDDFAQ, from the coding sequence GTGGAAGCCGAGTGGACCGAGGCCGACCTTGCCCTGTTGGAGGAGCTCACACGGGCTGAGGCCCTACTCCCCCAGAACGCACCCCGGGCGCTCTTATCCATCCGCTTGTCCGTACTGACAGACGACACGACGTCGCCGGTACGGCAGGAGCTCGATCTCCGCATCCTGGCAAGGGAACGCGGGAGTCGAGTCGTCGGCGTCGCCTCCGATCTGAACGTGTCGGCGACGAAGGTTCCGCCATGGAAGCGGAAGGAACTCGGGGAGTGGCTGAACAACCGCTCCCCCGAGTTCGACGAGCTCTTGTTCTGGAAGCTCGACCGCTTCGTACGTCGTCTCTCCGATCTCTCGACGATGATCGAGTGGAGCCTGAAGCGCGGGAAGAACCTGGTCTCCAAGAACGACAGCCTTGATCTCACGACGACCGCCGGAAAGATCATGGTCACGATCATCGGCGGCATCGCCGAGATCGAGGCGGCCAACACCTCGACCCGGGTTGCGAGTCTGTGGGACTACGCGAAGTCGCAGGAAGACTGGATCATCGGGAAGCCGGCGTACGGCTACGTCACGGACGAGGACGACACGGGGAAGGTCGTTCTCGTCATCGATCCCGAGGCGGCCAAGGCCCTGCACTGGGCCCGACGCATGGCGCTCCGGGGACGCTCCGCCGGGTTCATGGTGCGCTGCTTGAAGCGGTCCGGCCTGATGACCCAGGGGCTCACCGTGGCAACGCTCCTCCGACGGCTGCGCAACCCTGCGCTCCTCGGCTACCGAGTAGAAGAGGACAAGAACGGCGGGCAGCGACGATCGAAGCCGCTCCTCGGCAAGGACGGCAGGCCGCTCAAAGCCGCCCCTCCCCTCTTTACTGAGGAAGAGTTCGAGACTCTCGGCGCCGCTCTCGACAAGCGCAGGAAGAACCAGCCGCCGCGCCGTGTCGGCGGTGCGACGCAGTTCCTCGGAGTCCTGCTGTGCGCCGACTGCAAGACGAACATGACCGTGCAGATCACGAACAACACGCACGGGACGTACCAGTACCTGCGGTGCCGCAACTGCAAGAGCGGCGGACTCGGAGCGCCCAACCCGGAGCGGGTCTACGAGCGCCTGGTGCAGGACGTACTCAAGGTCCTCGGAGACTTCCCCGTGCAGGTCCGTCAGTACGCCGAGGGCGCCGAGGCCCGCAAGGAGATCAAGCGCCTTCAAGAGACCGTCGCGCTGTACATGACGGATCTCGAACCCGGAGGCCGGTACACGAAGACGCGGTTCACGAAGGAGCAGGCGGAGGCGACGTTGGACAAGCTCATCAGTGAGCTCGAAGCGATCAACCCCGAGACCGCGAAGGATCGGTGGGTCAACGTCCACGGCGGCAAGACGTTCCGTGAGCACTGGCAGGAAGGCGGCATGGAGGCCATGTCCGCGGACCTGTACCGGGTCGGGATCCGCTGCGAGGTGACCCGCACGAAAGTGCCGAAGGTCCGAGCCCCCAAGGTGCACCTCCGCCTACTGATCCCGAAGGACGTACGCGAGCGACTCGTGATCCGAGAGGACGACTTCGCGCAGTGA
- a CDS encoding TIR domain-containing protein: protein MGLGADAAAGGVDVLIITALKEEYEAARAAGSAGYAGHPGVAAWEEHESESLLPFLVGAYVLADGRSMTVALARPTRMGATATAPVVSTLVERLRPRCLAMCGVCAGNPAHAALGDVVVAELAYAYDEGKRTEDGFEGDHRQIPAPEGWLRAAQDLGTSDLPSFGEASPHEARIWLMERLYAGEDPRRHPARSRFLSQASWTDQIQGLQADGLVARDGAALSLTDAGYALIEQLVYDDLDGPRELPFAVVVGPMASGNVVVKDGLTWSRLKQWGVRSVAGLEMESAVIAQVAHRLGLSDWVVAKGVMDHADPRKDDRYKQFAARSSAEVLFKLLGRRLASPQVVAESAALSRIRSVYVLGGVTGETTYPDYEQSQLAHVCEQLGQAVAKAGAELIVCSPFPDSADLHAVIGYVQSGAGRIVHLHSPRHPEVAERQTEMLAMLGSGHDTEIKNWYYPGPEDDDSREQAWLLCQIQAMEEADVVIAIGGRVSKTANTVLHLAEARRKPIVPFEFLGGASRRAYQRRDWTAVYPALEHRRLMDRDAVPDAMKIADQLVTARLRTPHNYRWPPRRVFISRARPDAAFAQALETYLSGAGITALVGEKELRPDRMVNPTIEDAVLSADLFVVLWSRSYALSRFCYDEIELALRRHAVGEIQLWIINLDGSDIVPPEARALPQALARTPHALVALVRELLEHAEPARTVPGGE, encoded by the coding sequence ATGGGCTTGGGGGCGGACGCCGCGGCGGGCGGGGTCGACGTACTGATCATCACGGCGCTGAAGGAGGAGTACGAGGCGGCCCGCGCGGCCGGCTCGGCGGGGTACGCGGGGCATCCCGGTGTCGCGGCCTGGGAGGAACACGAGTCGGAGTCCCTGCTTCCGTTTCTCGTCGGCGCGTACGTCCTGGCCGACGGCAGGAGCATGACCGTCGCCCTGGCACGACCCACCCGGATGGGCGCCACCGCGACCGCGCCGGTCGTGTCCACGCTCGTGGAACGCCTGCGGCCCCGTTGTCTCGCCATGTGCGGAGTGTGCGCGGGCAACCCGGCGCACGCGGCGCTCGGTGACGTCGTGGTGGCCGAGTTGGCGTACGCCTACGACGAGGGCAAGCGTACGGAGGACGGCTTCGAGGGGGACCATCGCCAGATCCCCGCGCCGGAGGGGTGGCTGCGCGCCGCGCAGGACCTCGGGACGTCCGACCTGCCCAGTTTCGGCGAGGCCTCCCCGCACGAGGCACGGATCTGGCTGATGGAGCGCCTCTACGCCGGCGAGGACCCCAGGCGGCACCCGGCCCGCTCCCGTTTCCTCTCCCAGGCGTCCTGGACCGACCAGATCCAGGGCTTGCAGGCCGACGGCCTGGTGGCCCGGGACGGCGCCGCCCTGTCGCTGACGGACGCGGGGTACGCGCTCATCGAGCAACTCGTCTACGACGACCTGGACGGCCCGCGGGAGCTGCCGTTCGCCGTCGTCGTCGGGCCCATGGCCAGCGGCAACGTCGTGGTGAAGGACGGGCTCACCTGGAGCCGGCTGAAGCAGTGGGGCGTGCGCTCCGTCGCGGGCCTGGAGATGGAGTCCGCCGTCATCGCGCAGGTCGCCCACCGTCTGGGGCTGTCCGACTGGGTGGTCGCCAAAGGGGTCATGGACCACGCGGATCCGCGCAAGGACGACCGGTACAAGCAGTTCGCGGCGCGCTCCTCGGCCGAGGTCCTGTTCAAGCTGCTGGGCCGGCGCCTGGCCTCGCCGCAGGTGGTCGCGGAGTCCGCCGCCCTGTCGAGGATCAGGTCCGTCTACGTCCTCGGCGGTGTGACGGGCGAGACGACGTACCCCGACTACGAGCAGTCCCAGCTCGCGCACGTCTGCGAGCAGTTGGGGCAGGCCGTCGCGAAGGCCGGTGCGGAACTAATCGTGTGCAGCCCCTTCCCGGATTCCGCCGACCTCCACGCGGTGATCGGTTACGTCCAGTCCGGCGCGGGCCGCATCGTCCATCTGCACAGTCCGCGGCACCCTGAGGTCGCCGAGAGGCAGACGGAGATGCTCGCGATGCTGGGGTCCGGTCACGACACGGAGATCAAGAACTGGTACTACCCGGGGCCCGAGGACGACGACTCGCGGGAACAGGCGTGGCTGCTGTGCCAGATCCAGGCGATGGAGGAGGCCGACGTCGTGATCGCGATCGGGGGCCGCGTCTCGAAGACCGCGAACACGGTGCTCCACCTGGCGGAGGCGCGCCGGAAGCCGATCGTGCCGTTCGAGTTCCTCGGTGGCGCGTCCCGGCGTGCGTACCAGCGGCGGGACTGGACCGCGGTCTATCCCGCTCTCGAACACCGCCGGCTCATGGACCGGGACGCGGTGCCCGATGCCATGAAGATCGCGGACCAGCTGGTGACCGCCCGGCTGCGCACGCCGCACAACTACCGGTGGCCGCCCCGTCGTGTCTTCATCAGCCGTGCGAGGCCCGACGCCGCGTTCGCGCAGGCCCTGGAGACGTACCTCTCCGGTGCAGGGATCACCGCGCTGGTCGGTGAGAAGGAACTGCGGCCGGACCGCATGGTCAACCCCACGATCGAGGACGCGGTCCTGTCCGCGGACCTGTTCGTCGTCCTGTGGAGCAGGTCGTACGCCCTGAGCAGGTTCTGCTACGACGAGATCGAGCTGGCCCTGCGCAGGCACGCGGTGGGCGAGATCCAGCTCTGGATCATCAATCTCGACGGCTCGGACATCGTCCCGCCCGAGGCCCGGGCCCTGCCGCAGGCCCTGGCCAGGACGCCGCACGCCCTCGTCGCCCTCGTCCGCGAGCTGCTGGAGCACGCGGAACCGGCGCGCACCGTCCCGGGCGGCGAATAG
- a CDS encoding TIGR03960 family B12-binding radical SAM protein: MPAEASPAAESVFPQLEALLPHVQKPIQYVGGELNSTVKEWASCDVRWALMYPDAYEVGLPNQGVMILYEVLNEQQGVLAERTYSVWPDLEELMREHSVPQFTVDSHRPVGAFDVFGLSFSTELGYTNMLTALDLAGIPLEAKDRGIDDPIVLAGGHAAFNPEPIADFIDCAVIGDGEQAVLEVTAIIRAWKAEGRPGGREELLLRLSKTGGVYVPAFYDVEYLPDGRIARVVPNRSGVPWRVSKHTVMDLDEWPYPKQPLVPLAETVHERMSVEIFRGCTRGCRFCQAGMITRPVRERSITGIGEMVDKGLKATGFEEVGLLSLSSADHTEIADVAKGLADRYEEDKIGLSLPSTRVDAFNIDLANELTRNGRRSGLTFAPEGGSERIRKVINKMVSEDDLIRTVATAYGNGWRQVKLYFMCGLPTETDDDVLQIADMATRVIAKGREVSGSGDIRCTVSIGGFVPKPHTPFQWAPQLSAEETDARLQKLRDKIRGDKKYGRSIGFRYHDGKPGIVEGLLSRGDRRLGAVIRAVYDDGGRFDGWREHFSYDRWMACADKALEPTGVDVDWYTTRERGYEEVLPWDHLDSGLDKEWLWEDWQDALDETEVDDCRWTPCFDCGVCPQFDTWPQTGPTGKKLLPLTVKKSD, encoded by the coding sequence ATGCCTGCCGAAGCCTCCCCGGCCGCCGAGTCCGTGTTTCCGCAGCTCGAAGCACTGCTCCCGCATGTGCAGAAGCCGATCCAATACGTCGGCGGAGAGCTGAACTCCACGGTCAAGGAGTGGGCATCCTGCGACGTCCGCTGGGCCCTGATGTACCCCGACGCCTACGAGGTCGGCCTGCCCAACCAGGGCGTCATGATCCTGTACGAGGTGCTCAACGAGCAGCAGGGCGTCCTCGCCGAGCGCACCTACAGCGTCTGGCCGGACCTCGAGGAGCTGATGCGGGAGCACTCCGTCCCGCAGTTCACCGTCGACAGCCACCGCCCCGTCGGCGCCTTCGACGTCTTCGGCCTCTCCTTCTCCACGGAGCTGGGCTACACCAACATGCTCACCGCCCTGGACCTGGCGGGCATCCCGCTGGAGGCGAAGGACCGCGGCATCGACGACCCGATCGTCCTGGCCGGCGGCCACGCGGCGTTCAACCCCGAGCCGATCGCGGACTTCATCGACTGCGCGGTCATCGGCGACGGCGAACAGGCCGTCCTGGAAGTCACCGCGATCATCCGCGCCTGGAAGGCCGAGGGCCGCCCCGGCGGCCGCGAGGAACTCCTCCTCCGCCTGTCGAAGACCGGCGGCGTCTACGTCCCCGCCTTCTACGACGTCGAGTACCTCCCCGACGGCCGCATCGCCCGCGTCGTCCCCAACCGCTCCGGCGTCCCGTGGCGGGTCTCCAAGCACACCGTCATGGACCTCGACGAGTGGCCCTACCCCAAGCAGCCCCTGGTCCCGCTCGCCGAGACCGTCCACGAGCGCATGTCCGTGGAGATCTTCCGCGGCTGCACCCGCGGCTGCCGCTTCTGCCAGGCCGGCATGATCACCCGCCCGGTGCGCGAGCGCTCCATCACCGGCATCGGCGAGATGGTCGACAAGGGCCTCAAGGCGACCGGCTTCGAGGAGGTCGGCCTGCTCTCCCTCTCCTCCGCCGACCACACGGAGATCGCCGACGTCGCCAAGGGCCTCGCCGACCGGTACGAGGAGGACAAGATCGGCCTGTCCCTCCCCTCCACCCGCGTCGACGCCTTCAACATCGACCTGGCCAACGAGCTGACCCGCAACGGCCGCCGCTCCGGCCTCACCTTCGCCCCCGAGGGCGGCTCCGAGCGCATCCGCAAGGTCATCAACAAGATGGTCTCCGAGGACGACCTCATCCGCACCGTCGCGACGGCCTACGGCAACGGCTGGCGCCAGGTGAAGCTGTACTTCATGTGCGGCCTGCCCACCGAGACCGACGACGACGTCCTCCAGATCGCCGACATGGCCACCCGGGTCATCGCCAAGGGCCGCGAGGTCTCCGGCTCCGGCGACATCCGCTGCACGGTCTCCATCGGCGGCTTCGTCCCCAAGCCCCACACCCCCTTCCAGTGGGCCCCGCAGCTGTCGGCGGAGGAGACGGACGCCCGCCTCCAGAAGCTCCGCGACAAGATCCGCGGCGACAAGAAGTACGGCCGCTCCATCGGCTTCCGCTACCACGACGGCAAGCCCGGCATCGTCGAGGGCCTCCTCTCCCGCGGCGACCGCCGCCTGGGCGCCGTCATCCGCGCCGTCTACGACGACGGCGGCCGCTTCGACGGCTGGCGCGAGCACTTCTCCTACGACCGCTGGATGGCCTGCGCCGACAAGGCCCTGGAGCCGACCGGCGTCGACGTCGACTGGTACACCACCCGCGAGCGCGGCTACGAGGAGGTCCTGCCCTGGGACCACCTCGACTCCGGCCTCGACAAGGAGTGGCTCTGGGAGGACTGGCAGGACGCCCTCGACGAGACCGAGGTCGACGACTGCCGCTGGACCCCGTGCTTCGACTGCGGCGTCTGCCCCCAGTTCGACACATGGCCACAAACGGGCCCGACGGGCAAGAAGCTGCTGCCGCTGACGGTCAAGAAGTCCGACTGA
- a CDS encoding TIGR03936 family radical SAM-associated protein: MQRIRLRYTKRGRLRFTSHRDFQRAFERALRRAEVPMAYSAGFTPHPKVSYANAAPTGTGSEAEYLEIALTEARDPERLRLLLDASLPTGLDVVDAVEARTSGLADRLTASVWELRLDGVEPAEAERAVAAFDAAPVVEVQRRTKNGVRTFDTRSAVAHLESVTTHGSPADRPSDRPCAILRLVVRHVTPAVRPDDVLSGLRAVADLAPPVPAAVTRLAQGLFDEETGAVTDPLAPDREAEAPEPHPAAASAAATASA; encoded by the coding sequence GTGCAGCGCATTCGTCTGCGCTACACCAAGCGCGGCCGCCTCCGGTTCACCAGCCACCGTGACTTCCAGCGCGCCTTCGAGCGTGCGCTGCGCCGCGCCGAGGTGCCGATGGCGTACTCGGCGGGGTTCACCCCGCACCCGAAGGTGTCGTACGCCAATGCCGCACCCACCGGCACGGGCAGTGAGGCGGAGTATCTGGAGATCGCGCTCACCGAAGCGCGCGATCCGGAGCGGCTGCGGCTGCTCCTGGACGCGTCGCTGCCCACCGGGCTCGACGTCGTCGACGCGGTGGAGGCCCGGACCTCCGGGCTCGCCGACCGGCTGACGGCCTCCGTGTGGGAGCTGCGGCTGGACGGTGTGGAACCCGCCGAGGCCGAGAGGGCCGTCGCGGCCTTCGACGCGGCCCCGGTGGTGGAGGTGCAGCGCCGTACGAAGAACGGCGTCCGCACCTTCGACACCCGCTCCGCCGTCGCGCATCTGGAGAGCGTCACCACGCACGGTTCACCGGCTGATAGGCCGAGCGACCGGCCCTGTGCGATACTGCGGCTGGTTGTTCGGCACGTGACGCCTGCCGTACGACCCGACGACGTCCTGTCCGGTCTTCGCGCCGTGGCCGACCTGGCGCCGCCGGTCCCCGCAGCGGTGACCAGGCTGGCGCAGGGGCTGTTCGATGAAGAGACCGGTGCGGTGACCGACCCGCTCGCGCCCGACCGCGAGGCAGAAGCGCCCGAGCCGCATCCGGCCGCCGCTTCCGCCGCCGCGACGGCGTCGGCGTAA
- the rodA gene encoding rod shape-determining protein RodA, translating to MTGNSFHVSGYGPDKAGWTRLFARDSMARRLDWPILLAAVALSLMGSLLVYSATRNRTELNQGDQYYFLTRHLLNTGIGLALMVATVWLGHRALRTAVPLLYGFSVFLILLVLTPLGSTINGAHSWIKLPGGFSLQPSEFVKITIILGMAMLLAARVDAGDRPHPDHRTVLQALGLATVPMLIVMLMPDLGSVMVMVIIVLGILLASGASNRWIFGLLGAGTAGALAVWQLGILDDYQIARFAAFANPALDPAGVGYNTNQARIAIGSGGLTGSGLFEGSQTTGRFVPEQQTDFVFTVAGEELGFLGAGLIIALLGVVLWRGCRIARSTPDLYGTVVAAGIVAWFAFQTFENVGMTLGIMPVTGLPLPFVSYGGSSMFAVWIAVGLLQSITVQRPMSA from the coding sequence ATGACCGGCAACAGCTTCCACGTCTCCGGGTACGGCCCCGACAAGGCCGGCTGGACCCGCCTGTTCGCACGGGACTCCATGGCCCGGCGGCTCGACTGGCCGATACTGCTGGCCGCCGTGGCGCTCTCCCTGATGGGCTCGCTGCTCGTCTACTCCGCGACCCGCAACCGCACCGAACTCAACCAGGGCGACCAGTACTACTTCCTCACCCGGCACCTGCTGAACACCGGCATCGGGCTCGCCCTGATGGTCGCCACCGTCTGGCTCGGCCACCGCGCCCTGCGCACCGCCGTGCCGCTCCTGTACGGCTTCTCGGTGTTCCTGATCCTGCTGGTGCTCACCCCCCTCGGCTCGACCATCAACGGCGCCCACTCCTGGATCAAGCTCCCCGGCGGCTTCTCGCTGCAGCCCTCGGAGTTCGTGAAGATCACGATCATCCTGGGCATGGCGATGCTGCTGGCCGCGCGCGTCGACGCGGGGGACCGGCCGCACCCCGACCACCGCACCGTGCTCCAGGCCCTCGGCCTGGCCACCGTGCCGATGCTCATCGTGATGCTCATGCCCGACCTCGGGTCGGTCATGGTCATGGTCATCATCGTGCTCGGCATCCTGCTCGCCTCCGGCGCCAGCAACCGCTGGATCTTCGGCCTGCTCGGCGCCGGCACCGCGGGCGCGCTCGCCGTCTGGCAGCTCGGCATCCTGGACGACTACCAGATCGCCCGCTTCGCCGCCTTCGCCAACCCCGCCCTCGACCCCGCGGGCGTCGGCTACAACACCAACCAGGCCCGCATCGCCATCGGCTCCGGCGGACTCACCGGCTCAGGCCTCTTCGAGGGCTCCCAGACCACCGGCCGCTTCGTCCCCGAGCAGCAGACCGACTTCGTCTTCACCGTCGCCGGCGAGGAACTGGGCTTCCTCGGCGCCGGACTCATCATCGCCCTGCTCGGCGTGGTCCTCTGGCGCGGCTGCCGCATCGCCCGCAGCACCCCCGACCTGTACGGCACGGTGGTCGCCGCCGGGATCGTCGCGTGGTTCGCCTTCCAGACCTTCGAGAACGTGGGCATGACCCTGGGCATCATGCCGGTCACCGGCCTGCCCCTGCCCTTCGTCTCCTACGGCGGCTCCTCCATGTTCGCCGTCTGGATAGCGGTCGGCCTGCTCCAGTCGATCACCGTGCAGAGACCGATGTCGGCGTAG
- the mreD gene encoding rod shape-determining protein MreD: MRVNRILLSVALVVVALVIQVSVLARLHLPGAVPDLLLLTVLGLALVYGHVGGALVGFGAGLLADLAPPADHAAGRYALVLCVIGYLAGLARPDNGRLRSATGPMVVVVAAAVGTTLLYAGVGALVGDTAARHVGLPSLLFTAALYDLLLAPFVVPGIMALARRAEHDPLADTNSAAQSPDISSGWLSSGTGLRIGRQRNALRVKTARARVARAGRIKGVKRL; the protein is encoded by the coding sequence ATGCGCGTCAACCGGATCCTGCTGTCCGTCGCCCTCGTCGTCGTCGCCCTGGTGATCCAGGTGAGCGTCCTCGCCCGCCTCCACCTGCCCGGCGCCGTCCCCGACCTGCTGCTGCTCACCGTCCTCGGCCTCGCCCTGGTCTACGGCCACGTCGGCGGCGCCCTCGTCGGCTTCGGCGCCGGACTCCTCGCCGACCTCGCCCCGCCCGCCGACCACGCCGCCGGCCGCTACGCCCTCGTGCTCTGCGTCATCGGCTACCTCGCCGGACTCGCCAGACCGGACAACGGACGGCTCCGCTCGGCCACCGGCCCCATGGTCGTCGTGGTCGCCGCCGCCGTCGGCACCACCCTGCTCTACGCGGGCGTCGGCGCCCTCGTCGGCGACACCGCCGCCCGCCACGTCGGCCTGCCCAGCCTGCTGTTCACGGCCGCCCTGTACGACCTGCTGCTCGCGCCCTTCGTCGTCCCCGGCATCATGGCGCTCGCCCGGCGCGCCGAACACGACCCGCTGGCCGACACCAACTCCGCCGCCCAGAGCCCCGACATCTCCTCCGGCTGGCTCTCCTCGGGCACCGGCCTGCGCATCGGCAGACAGCGCAACGCGCTGCGGGTGAAGACGGCCCGCGCCCGCGTGGCCCGCGCCGGACGCATCAAGGGGGTCAAGCGGCTGTGA
- the mrdA gene encoding penicillin-binding protein 2 — MTNIPETGRSTRVQTRLVVIQILVLSLLATLGGRLWYLQIRQGDEYAEEASGNHVQQVVQPATRGSILDARGVALADNETRLVVSASRTDLLKMKDDGKAVLTKLAGVLGMKPQDVIDKVRLCDAETPQPCWNGSPYQPIPVTDEATVKQALQIRERAEDFPGITAEPMAVRRYAAPGKSNTAQVLGYLSPVTDEELQKAQDTDSPYLRSDQVGRSGLERQYDKALRGKAGVTRYEVDNLGRVIGEAESDPGTPGSNLVTSIDARVQRVAEYELNEAMKAARKEMDRNTNRTYEADAGAVVVMEAKTGRVVAMASNPDYDPNAWVGGISAKDYKKLTGKDSNYPLLNRATQGQAAPGSIFKVVSSAGAVEAGYDFDGNYDCSSAYNVGGQVFKNFESANEGMITIGRALELSCDTVFYRLSHQEWKKDGGMNPKNPHDYFYKAAHQFGLGAKTGIDLPNEVTGRVPDRQWKQDYWEANKDAWCKSGKKDGSYVEKIAYENCHSGNKMRAGDSINYSIGQGDTLVTPIQMATIYAAISNGGTLYDPSIGKAVVSPDGKTVREIEPTAHGKLPISKTTLTKMDEALAGVASRGTAAWRFAQVGWPQDKIPMHAKTGTAEVYGKQTTSWFATYTKDYSIVMTISQGGTGSGASGPAVRNIYDALYGVSDDGDIDPKKALLPKPQASLPKIKTDGTILSPKMPKDVVKQLQPDEKASPDEEYAPVEEGDQPATTPNQNGENRDTRRHRRRGGARGAGRGARPGGRGRSRRARV; from the coding sequence GTGACCAACATCCCCGAGACCGGCCGCAGCACCCGCGTCCAGACCCGGCTCGTCGTCATCCAGATCCTCGTCCTCTCCCTCCTCGCCACCCTCGGCGGCCGCCTCTGGTACCTCCAGATCCGCCAGGGCGACGAGTACGCCGAGGAGGCCTCCGGCAACCACGTCCAGCAGGTCGTCCAGCCCGCCACCCGCGGCTCGATCCTGGACGCCCGCGGCGTCGCCCTCGCCGACAACGAGACCCGGCTCGTCGTCTCCGCCTCCCGCACCGACCTGCTGAAGATGAAGGACGACGGCAAGGCCGTCCTCACCAAGCTCGCCGGCGTCCTCGGCATGAAGCCCCAGGACGTCATCGACAAGGTCCGGCTCTGCGACGCCGAGACCCCGCAGCCCTGCTGGAACGGCTCGCCCTACCAGCCGATCCCCGTCACCGACGAGGCCACCGTCAAGCAGGCCCTGCAGATCCGCGAACGCGCCGAGGACTTCCCCGGCATCACCGCCGAACCCATGGCCGTACGCCGCTACGCCGCCCCCGGCAAGTCCAACACCGCCCAGGTCCTCGGCTACCTCTCGCCGGTCACCGACGAGGAACTGCAGAAGGCCCAGGACACCGACTCGCCCTACCTGCGCTCCGACCAGGTCGGCCGCTCCGGTCTGGAGCGCCAGTACGACAAGGCGCTGCGCGGCAAGGCCGGCGTCACGCGCTACGAGGTCGACAACCTCGGCCGCGTCATCGGCGAGGCCGAGTCCGACCCGGGCACCCCCGGCTCCAACCTCGTCACCAGCATCGACGCCCGCGTCCAGCGGGTCGCCGAGTACGAGCTGAACGAGGCGATGAAGGCCGCCCGCAAGGAGATGGACCGCAACACCAACCGGACCTACGAGGCCGACGCCGGAGCGGTCGTGGTGATGGAGGCCAAGACCGGCCGCGTCGTCGCCATGGCCTCCAACCCCGACTACGACCCCAACGCCTGGGTCGGCGGCATCTCCGCCAAGGACTACAAGAAGCTCACCGGCAAGGACTCCAACTACCCGCTGCTCAACCGCGCCACCCAGGGCCAGGCGGCCCCCGGCTCCATCTTCAAGGTCGTCTCCTCGGCCGGAGCGGTCGAGGCCGGCTACGACTTCGACGGCAACTACGACTGCTCCAGCGCCTACAACGTCGGCGGCCAGGTCTTCAAGAACTTCGAGTCGGCCAACGAGGGCATGATCACCATCGGCCGCGCCCTGGAGCTCTCCTGCGACACCGTCTTCTACCGCCTGTCCCACCAGGAGTGGAAGAAGGACGGCGGGATGAACCCCAAGAACCCCCACGACTACTTCTACAAGGCCGCCCACCAGTTCGGCCTCGGCGCCAAGACCGGCATCGACCTCCCCAACGAGGTCACCGGCCGCGTCCCCGACCGCCAGTGGAAGCAGGACTACTGGGAGGCCAACAAGGACGCCTGGTGCAAGTCCGGCAAGAAGGACGGCTCCTACGTCGAGAAGATCGCGTACGAGAACTGCCACAGCGGCAACAAGATGCGCGCCGGTGACTCCATCAACTACTCCATCGGCCAGGGCGACACCCTCGTCACCCCCATCCAGATGGCCACCATCTACGCGGCCATCTCCAACGGCGGCACCCTCTACGACCCGAGCATCGGCAAGGCCGTCGTCAGCCCCGACGGCAAGACCGTCCGCGAGATCGAGCCCACGGCCCACGGCAAGCTGCCCATAAGCAAGACCACGCTGACCAAGATGGACGAGGCCCTCGCCGGCGTCGCCAGCCGCGGCACCGCCGCCTGGCGGTTCGCCCAGGTCGGCTGGCCGCAGGACAAGATCCCGATGCACGCCAAGACCGGTACCGCCGAGGTCTACGGCAAGCAGACCACGTCCTGGTTCGCGACGTACACCAAGGACTACTCGATCGTCATGACGATCTCCCAGGGCGGCACCGGCTCCGGCGCCTCGGGACCCGCCGTCCGCAACATCTACGACGCGCTGTACGGCGTCTCCGACGACGGCGACATCGACCCGAAGAAGGCGCTGCTGCCCAAGCCGCAGGCGAGCCTCCCGAAGATCAAGACCGACGGCACGATCCTCTCGCCGAAGATGCCGAAGGACGTCGTCAAGCAGCTCCAGCCCGACGAGAAGGCCTCCCCGGACGAGGAGTACGCCCCCGTCGAGGAGGGCGACCAGCCCGCGACCACCCCCAACCAGAACGGGGAGAACCGCGACACCCGGCGCCACCGGCGGCGCGGCGGCGCACGCGGCGCCGGGCGCGGCGCCCGGCCGGGCGGCAGGGGAAGAAGCCGGAGGGCACGCGTATGA